DNA sequence from the Sulfurimonas sp. HSL3-1 genome:
CGGCCGAGAGCGAGAGGCGGGTATAGGTGGAAAACCCGCCGAGCACGCCGCTGTCGGGCAGCATCTGCGAGAAGCGCAAGACGTCCGCATAGTTCTCGTTGACGTCGAAGGCCGCGTCGCCGACGATGTCGTACACCTTGACGGCTTCATTCGTTACGCCGATTTTCGCTTTGTGCGCCGCCATATCGAAGTCCGGGAAGACCGGGGCGGCTTCCCTGGCATGTTCCACCAGCGGCGCCAGCGACGCATCCATCTTCACGAGCGCCTCCGCGATGATCGCGGCGAACTCCTCCGCCTCGGCGCGGCACTCGGGCATCGCTTTGGCCACGGCGATGTAGCGCAGAAGGGTGATGATGTTGACGGTATGGTAAAGGTAGGCGCTCATTCCCCCGGGCAGGACGTACCGGGCCATCTCCTGCGCCTTTTTGCGGCTGTCTTTCCTTCTGAACTTCGGCACGACCGCCTCGACGTCCGGCAGCAGCACTTCGATGAGCTGTTCGTAATCGTCAAAACAGTGCTGGTAGTACGCTTCCCAATCGCTGCGTTCTCCCGCCGCGGGATAGACGAAGTTCTCGATCTTCATCTTCGCGTAACGCTGGGAGACCTGTTCGGAATTGTAGTAGGGGTGCGCGTGCAGCAGCCGCCAGATCAGGTGACGGCTCATCCCCGAAATAAGC
Encoded proteins:
- a CDS encoding FAD-dependent thymidylate synthase — protein: MQVEFLEVDTPSNVAVSAARTCYFPNGIVTPDASASWSRKDDLLQGIFKGGHHTTLMHTHVTMLISGMSRHLIWRLLHAHPYYNSEQVSQRYAKMKIENFVYPAAGERSDWEAYYQHCFDDYEQLIEVLLPDVEAVVPKFRRKDSRKKAQEMARYVLPGGMSAYLYHTVNIITLLRYIAVAKAMPECRAEAEEFAAIIAEALVKMDASLAPLVEHAREAAPVFPDFDMAAHKAKIGVTNEAVKVYDIVGDAAFDVNENYADVLRFSQMLPDSGVLGGFSTYTRLSLSADAQNQRHRRSPAVRPALESIYARNAYTPPIIAKNPEALAIYERAIARSYDFFEAQRELLGFGEAAYALSNAHEIELVERDEFTSFHHKAQMRLCYNAQEEIFDIVYGQVKQLRAMGVPGAEELLPPCATRFAMKIRPTCPEGDHFCGIKVWKLEFEDYKREI